Proteins encoded within one genomic window of Corynebacterium aurimucosum:
- a CDS encoding class C sortase, which yields MTTSNLQSPSRSTARKRSNRSKGVAAIVMVLCALLGVGILLYPVVATQMNNWEQSKLARQFSDDSSAVSPEQAAAALAEARAFDEAHTGVSLEDPWSSGAPTDSEAYQQYLKVLDDFPAMGQIAIPSINVNLPIYHGTSDTTLLKGVGHLFGTALPLGGEGRRTVLTAHSGIENSTFFDNLEDVQVGDAIFIRNIGETLKYEVRDTEVILPDQLDRLAPEEGKDLVTLVTCTPYGINTHRLLVTAERVDFDPAEAEQALGGDALVWQWWMKLAIGAALALILLMLLGAFRLARKRRRTVAERGVHES from the coding sequence GCTGTGTGCGCTGCTTGGCGTGGGCATCCTGCTTTACCCTGTAGTGGCCACGCAAATGAATAACTGGGAGCAATCAAAACTGGCCCGCCAGTTCTCGGATGACTCCTCTGCAGTGTCTCCGGAGCAGGCCGCCGCTGCTTTGGCGGAGGCGCGGGCATTCGATGAGGCACATACGGGTGTGAGTCTCGAGGATCCATGGAGTAGCGGGGCGCCAACAGACAGCGAAGCGTATCAGCAGTACCTCAAGGTGCTTGATGATTTCCCAGCTATGGGGCAGATCGCTATTCCTTCCATCAACGTGAACTTGCCCATCTATCACGGCACGAGTGATACCACTCTTCTTAAAGGCGTGGGGCACCTCTTCGGTACGGCGCTGCCGCTCGGCGGTGAAGGTCGGCGCACCGTTTTGACGGCTCATTCTGGTATTGAAAACTCCACCTTCTTTGACAACTTGGAAGATGTCCAGGTTGGTGATGCAATCTTCATTCGCAATATTGGCGAAACTTTGAAGTACGAAGTGCGTGACACAGAGGTCATCCTCCCGGACCAGCTTGACCGCTTGGCCCCTGAAGAGGGGAAGGATCTCGTCACACTCGTAACGTGCACTCCCTATGGAATTAATACACACCGCTTGCTCGTGACAGCTGAGCGCGTGGACTTCGATCCCGCCGAAGCCGAACAGGCCCTGGGCGGTGATGCTCTAGTGTGGCAATGGTGGATGAAGCTAGCTATTGGTGCTGCTCTGGCTTTGATTCTCCTCATGTTGCTCGGGGCGTTCCGCTTAGCCCGTAAGCGGCGTCGCACGGTAGCTGAAAGGGGTGTGCATGAATCTTAG